The Candidatus Bathyarchaeia archaeon genome contains a region encoding:
- a CDS encoding ATP-binding protein, protein MGLKLLHGQALEKPYSGHSELAAPEIKVMRLYKKTGNTIHIISFPDEDVEKGCYLIIEDKKAGKSMVVQVIDVQFANVPGIMEELLREPLIDDPVKGDDVDPFDITSHILYVQDARLLVCKIHGTIENGKLSSNSSWLPSRTHSIIHRLPIEKLMEIVNTAIKYPVNLGETIENTPITIDISKLDGKLNIITGRKGAGKSHLSKILVLGLVKHGATVVIFDLNGEYKNLGLNLDGEKNEFYEKIHVLIPGENFKVTLAQAGLPVIIKILVHALNLPGTSSREFRHIWRFLEERNMLSLQEIGEAIRRWQCNQQVKDALFSRYYTLLHTNFFTDNMDGSVNFESLLQESERNQGGAIIIDLSNSSSIDRQIIVEYVLAKLQDLLSQWKIRAVFLFAEEAHLYLKETYWDDIVTRMRHFGIFTTFITNQPDTIKENIYRQADNIFLFNFVNEHDLEVISRAAKVDAETTISIVRDLPPHHCLMLGDVVRDFPLIVKVRPLRVKAMGETRLFFIEREESIKKTTD, encoded by the coding sequence ATGGGCTTAAAGTTGTTACATGGCCAAGCATTAGAAAAGCCTTATTCGGGCCATTCGGAGCTGGCGGCGCCGGAGATTAAGGTTATGCGCCTCTACAAGAAGACTGGCAACACCATTCACATTATTAGTTTTCCAGACGAAGACGTCGAAAAAGGTTGCTATCTTATTATAGAGGATAAAAAAGCCGGCAAATCGATGGTGGTTCAGGTTATTGATGTTCAGTTCGCGAACGTTCCGGGGATAATGGAGGAGCTTTTACGTGAGCCATTAATAGACGACCCGGTTAAGGGGGATGATGTCGACCCATTTGACATAACTTCACACATACTGTATGTTCAGGATGCTCGGCTACTGGTCTGCAAGATTCACGGGACAATAGAGAATGGCAAATTGAGTTCAAACAGCTCATGGTTGCCTTCGAGAACTCACTCTATAATACATAGGCTTCCTATTGAGAAGCTAATGGAAATAGTTAACACGGCGATAAAGTATCCGGTAAACCTAGGCGAGACAATAGAGAACACGCCCATAACGATAGATATCTCTAAACTGGATGGAAAACTAAATATAATTACTGGGAGAAAGGGAGCTGGCAAATCCCATCTATCGAAGATCCTAGTTCTAGGCTTAGTTAAGCATGGTGCAACCGTTGTAATCTTCGACTTGAACGGCGAATATAAGAATTTAGGCTTAAACCTTGATGGAGAGAAAAACGAGTTCTACGAGAAAATTCACGTCCTAATCCCCGGCGAAAACTTTAAAGTTACCTTGGCTCAGGCGGGTCTCCCAGTCATCATAAAGATACTTGTTCACGCCCTTAACCTCCCTGGAACATCATCTCGTGAGTTTAGACATATATGGCGCTTTCTAGAGGAACGGAATATGTTGTCGCTGCAGGAGATCGGCGAAGCCATCAGGAGATGGCAATGCAACCAGCAGGTTAAAGACGCCCTCTTTTCCCGCTACTACACTCTTCTGCACACAAATTTCTTCACTGATAATATGGATGGCTCTGTTAACTTTGAGTCTTTACTTCAGGAATCTGAGCGGAATCAGGGCGGAGCCATAATAATAGATCTCAGTAACTCTTCCTCTATAGACCGGCAGATAATAGTGGAGTATGTCCTCGCGAAGCTCCAAGACTTACTCTCACAATGGAAGATCAGGGCGGTTTTTCTCTTCGCCGAGGAAGCGCACCTATACCTTAAGGAAACTTATTGGGATGATATAGTGACGAGAATGAGGCATTTTGGAATATTCACAACTTTTATAACAAACCAGCCGGACACGATAAAGGAGAACATTTATCGCCAAGCAGATAACATCTTTCTCTTCAACTTCGTAAATGAACACGATCTAGAAGTTATTTCCAGAGCCGCTAAAGTGGACGCTGAAACAACGATATCCATCGTTCGGGATCTACCACCCCATCACTGTCTAATGCTGGGCGACGTGGTGAGAGACTTTCCGTTAATTGTAAAAGTTAGGCCACTAAGGGTTAAGGCAATGGGCGAGACAAGGCTCTTCTTCATCGAGAGGGAAGAAAGCATCAAAAAGACTACGGATTAA
- a CDS encoding 2-thiouracil desulfurase family protein codes for MSFSSKVLVLSHCLLNKSTRWWQDGKPIERNIGLAAELVEFSLRHNVGVFQMPCPEFTFCGNPRPSRTKDEYEALPGFKEHCDSLARNVVEQLKALVYMSLKPRIQILAIIGVKRSPSCAVSNVIRMVNNEARVVEERGIFMESLMRHILKKGLSVRFLEFDFDEPCKIIADLERLLHQG; via the coding sequence ATGAGCTTCTCATCTAAGGTTTTAGTGCTCTCTCATTGCCTGCTTAATAAGAGCACAAGGTGGTGGCAGGACGGCAAACCAATTGAGAGAAATATTGGTTTAGCCGCGGAGCTGGTGGAGTTCTCCTTAAGGCATAACGTCGGGGTTTTTCAGATGCCTTGTCCAGAGTTTACCTTCTGCGGTAACCCTCGCCCATCTAGAACGAAAGACGAGTATGAGGCGCTGCCCGGTTTTAAGGAGCACTGTGATAGTTTGGCGAGAAACGTTGTTGAGCAGCTGAAGGCTCTAGTATATATGAGCTTAAAGCCGCGCATCCAGATACTGGCGATTATTGGGGTTAAGCGCTCCCCTTCATGCGCTGTCAGCAACGTGATACGGATGGTGAATAATGAGGCGAGAGTAGTTGAGGAGAGGGGCATTTTCATGGAGAGCTTAATGAGACATATCCTCAAGAAGGGGTTAAGCGTACGCTTCCTAGAATTCGATTTTGATGAACCATGCAAAATAATTGCAGATTTAGAAAGATTGCTTCATCAAGGCTGA
- the pyrE gene encoding orotate phosphoribosyltransferase, with product MSAYKYASSDKESILVEICQVLKKTKAIEFGAFKLPNGRMTPYYIDLRVIPSFPDAFAKVTEIFVSAIKAEIGVENFDRVAGIPTAGLPLSAVAAYVLRKPFIYVRQKQRLKGRERRVEGLVVPGDRVLLIDDLVTTGLSLKKSALAVRAEGGLVSDAIVLLDREEGGSERLESIGVKLHPVLRIREVAQKLYEMNAISEDEIKIILSQVKAKKI from the coding sequence ATGTCAGCCTATAAATATGCATCCAGCGATAAAGAATCAATTTTAGTAGAGATTTGTCAGGTTCTTAAGAAGACTAAAGCTATCGAGTTCGGAGCATTTAAACTACCTAACGGCAGAATGACCCCTTACTATATTGACTTAAGAGTTATTCCAAGCTTCCCCGACGCCTTTGCGAAGGTGACTGAAATATTTGTTAGCGCTATAAAAGCTGAAATTGGGGTGGAGAATTTTGATAGAGTGGCGGGCATACCAACGGCCGGCCTGCCTTTAAGCGCCGTTGCAGCGTACGTCCTTAGGAAACCATTCATTTATGTTCGGCAGAAGCAGAGGCTTAAGGGCAGGGAGCGCAGGGTTGAGGGGCTAGTTGTGCCCGGAGATAGGGTTCTCTTAATAGATGACTTGGTGACTACTGGTTTAAGTCTCAAGAAGTCTGCTTTGGCGGTTAGAGCTGAGGGCGGATTGGTCTCAGACGCAATCGTATTGCTGGATAGGGAGGAGGGCGGAAGCGAAAGGCTTGAAAGCATAGGCGTTAAATTGCATCCAGTGTTAAGGATAAGGGAGGTTGCCCAAAAACTTTATGAGATGAATGCTATAAGTGAGGATGAAATTAAAATAATATTGAGTCAGGTGAAAGCTAAGAAAATTTAA
- a CDS encoding TldD/PmbA family protein, giving the protein MEDVAEFIVDKAREMGAEYAEARLQIDLRESIVMKNGVLEASAFEESRGLSVRVLVDGALGFASINSFRRNDADKALKHALRTAKSTSRLIRQKISMGKGELGRGKVNVKPRVSFGSVDLESRVDLLKDADEQSIQAALASGVKAPSRMITLDTWITEKMVLTSDGANVHSITPRAALFAFITVFHPQKGPTQRYFNLGETGGWEVVERWNLPKTFYDETYALSRILIEAVEPPRGEMDVVLGPEVVGIVSHESCGHPSEADRILGREAAQAGETFLKPDSIGLRVGSSYVNVVDDPTLKGSFGFYLYDDEGVKARRRVLIKEGVVNEFLHNRETASVFGVESNGSSRSVAYNREPIVRMANTFFLPGDYTEEEIFEDVKNGLYIKNFMEWNIDDRRFNQRYVGLEAYKIEGGEPKNLVKNPVLEITTIGLWSSVDAASKKLEFQAAYCGKGDPMQGIPVWTGGPHIRLRKVRIGGA; this is encoded by the coding sequence TTGGAAGATGTTGCTGAGTTCATTGTTGATAAAGCGAGGGAGATGGGGGCAGAATACGCTGAAGCAAGACTGCAAATAGATCTACGTGAATCCATAGTAATGAAGAACGGGGTTTTAGAAGCATCCGCCTTCGAGGAGAGCAGAGGGTTAAGTGTAAGGGTTCTTGTGGACGGGGCTTTGGGCTTTGCCTCCATAAATTCTTTCCGGAGAAATGACGCAGATAAGGCTCTCAAACATGCCTTAAGAACCGCCAAGTCTACTTCGAGGCTGATAAGGCAGAAGATCTCCATGGGTAAGGGCGAGCTTGGACGCGGAAAGGTTAATGTTAAGCCAAGGGTGAGTTTTGGAAGCGTTGATCTCGAGTCAAGGGTTGATCTACTTAAGGATGCTGACGAACAGTCAATTCAAGCAGCCCTGGCAAGCGGCGTTAAAGCCCCATCTAGAATGATAACTCTGGACACTTGGATAACTGAAAAAATGGTTTTGACTAGCGACGGAGCAAACGTTCATAGTATTACTCCGAGAGCCGCCCTTTTCGCTTTTATAACGGTCTTTCATCCACAGAAAGGGCCGACTCAAAGATACTTTAATCTTGGTGAGACGGGCGGATGGGAAGTCGTCGAGAGGTGGAATCTGCCTAAAACATTTTATGATGAAACCTATGCCCTTTCAAGAATTTTGATAGAGGCGGTTGAGCCTCCTAGGGGTGAAATGGATGTTGTTCTCGGGCCAGAAGTCGTTGGGATAGTCAGCCATGAGTCGTGCGGGCATCCAAGCGAAGCCGACAGAATACTTGGCAGAGAAGCGGCTCAGGCCGGTGAAACATTTCTTAAACCGGATTCAATAGGGCTTAGGGTTGGCTCATCGTATGTTAATGTCGTTGATGATCCGACTTTAAAGGGTTCTTTCGGGTTTTACCTCTATGATGATGAAGGCGTTAAGGCTAGGAGACGCGTACTAATAAAAGAGGGCGTTGTTAACGAGTTTTTACATAACCGTGAGACCGCAAGTGTCTTTGGCGTGGAGAGTAATGGGTCTTCCAGATCAGTGGCCTATAACCGCGAACCCATAGTTCGTATGGCAAACACGTTCTTTCTGCCAGGCGATTATACGGAGGAAGAGATCTTCGAGGACGTTAAAAACGGCTTATACATTAAAAATTTCATGGAGTGGAATATTGACGATAGAAGGTTTAATCAGCGCTATGTTGGGCTAGAAGCCTATAAAATAGAGGGCGGTGAACCTAAAAACTTAGTTAAAAATCCTGTTTTAGAGATAACCACCATTGGGCTCTGGTCTTCCGTTGATGCTGCCAGCAAAAAGCTAGAGTTTCAGGCAGCGTACTGTGGTAAGGGGGATCCCATGCAGGGTATACCAGTTTGGACAGGTGGGCCGCATATACGTTTGAGGAAGGTTAGGATTGGTGGTGCGTAG
- a CDS encoding TldD/PmbA family protein has protein sequence MRLNEIPSYIVDLAKRLGATDVAVKLTEAQRIMIRFSNNEVTVSKSFLENSVDVFVMIENHRAATAISTLSTRNIRKTVENLIKTAKSTPPADVYAPLPQGPFTYNPELMKAPKIPLDPDNLAFYVESSVKSALEKGAKRAAGTLNAYRSKITLATSGEVYASQEKAGIEISVRAFVSDLATGHAVSVASKLEDFHPEEAGRMAGEIAKAASNPKPGEPGKYMALLGPMVFADIVNQVGSLSSAFLVDAGQSFLVDKIGSEVASKKFTLIDDPTLVGSPGARAFDDEGVPTKRNVIIENGVLKTYLHNSITAKKFGVETTGNAGIIVPYPWNLTVESGSKSPEDLLAEIDDGIYVTNDWYLRYQNYRTGDFSTIPRDGMFRVKNGEIVESIRELRISDNMLRILRNIVDLSRLRAWVRWWEVEIPTLAPYALISELNFTKSAM, from the coding sequence ATGAGGTTGAATGAGATCCCATCATATATTGTCGATTTGGCGAAGCGTTTAGGCGCAACCGATGTAGCGGTCAAGCTCACAGAAGCTCAGAGAATTATGATACGCTTCTCAAACAACGAGGTAACCGTGTCGAAATCCTTCCTCGAAAACAGCGTGGACGTATTCGTAATGATTGAGAACCATCGAGCTGCGACAGCGATAAGCACATTATCTACTAGAAATATTAGGAAAACCGTTGAAAATCTTATAAAGACTGCGAAATCAACGCCTCCAGCCGACGTATACGCGCCGCTGCCTCAGGGACCATTCACCTATAATCCTGAGCTGATGAAGGCGCCAAAAATACCCTTAGACCCAGATAACCTGGCATTTTACGTTGAGTCATCGGTTAAATCCGCGTTGGAGAAAGGCGCTAAGAGGGCTGCTGGAACATTAAATGCTTATAGGTCTAAAATAACGCTTGCAACATCAGGTGAGGTTTATGCTTCGCAGGAGAAGGCTGGTATAGAAATATCTGTTAGAGCTTTTGTTTCAGATTTGGCTACAGGGCACGCTGTTTCCGTCGCCAGTAAACTTGAAGACTTCCATCCGGAGGAAGCCGGCAGGATGGCTGGCGAAATAGCTAAAGCAGCATCAAACCCTAAGCCCGGGGAACCTGGAAAATATATGGCGCTCCTGGGGCCGATGGTCTTCGCGGATATTGTTAATCAGGTTGGGTCGCTCTCATCAGCCTTCCTAGTTGACGCTGGACAATCGTTCCTAGTCGATAAAATAGGCTCGGAGGTTGCCTCCAAAAAATTCACTTTGATAGATGACCCAACCCTAGTGGGCTCTCCTGGCGCTAGGGCTTTTGATGATGAGGGTGTTCCAACGAAGAGGAACGTGATAATTGAGAACGGGGTTCTGAAGACATATCTGCACAACAGTATAACTGCCAAAAAATTTGGTGTGGAGACTACTGGTAACGCTGGGATAATCGTGCCTTATCCTTGGAATCTAACAGTTGAATCTGGGAGTAAATCGCCTGAAGATTTGCTGGCGGAGATCGATGACGGCATATATGTTACAAATGACTGGTATTTAAGGTACCAGAACTATAGGACCGGGGACTTCTCGACTATACCCCGAGATGGCATGTTTCGAGTTAAGAATGGAGAAATTGTCGAGTCGATTAGGGAGCTCAGAATAAGTGATAACATGCTTAGAATATTGCGGAACATAGTGGACTTAAGCAGGCTAAGAGCATGGGTAAGATGGTGGGAGGTTGAGATTCCAACCCTCGCGCCCTACGCGTTGATCAGCGAATTAAACTTTACTAAATCAGCGATGTAA
- a CDS encoding DNA-3-methyladenine glycosylase: MSGKAPLPKSFYTRDPKIVAIDLLGKILVRRLDDNYLEGIIVETEAYYGANDPASRARNGMKRYNAPMWGEVGLAFIYNVHNNWMLNVVAHEQGSVGAVLVRAIEPLRGIDIMMANRKIYDDIINLTNGPGKLTRALKIDGKLNRVDLANNGSPIFISPGENLGWRRIWQSRRVGVKKDLDMRLRFYVGDSSFVSKRFRSDLPVDFNAVRLNVNSD; the protein is encoded by the coding sequence CTGAGTGGGAAAGCACCGTTACCAAAAAGCTTCTACACGAGGGACCCTAAAATCGTTGCGATAGATCTTCTGGGTAAGATTCTAGTCAGGAGACTTGATGACAATTATCTTGAAGGGATAATCGTCGAGACAGAAGCATACTATGGGGCTAATGATCCAGCCTCAAGGGCTAGAAATGGTATGAAGAGATATAACGCTCCCATGTGGGGAGAAGTTGGCTTAGCGTTCATATATAATGTGCACAATAATTGGATGCTTAATGTGGTTGCCCACGAGCAAGGAAGCGTTGGCGCGGTACTCGTTAGGGCAATAGAGCCATTAAGGGGCATAGATATCATGATGGCTAACAGAAAAATTTATGACGACATCATTAACTTAACTAATGGCCCTGGAAAGTTAACGAGGGCACTAAAGATTGATGGGAAGCTTAACCGTGTTGACTTAGCCAATAATGGAAGTCCCATCTTTATTTCTCCTGGTGAAAATTTGGGCTGGCGGAGAATCTGGCAGTCGAGGAGGGTGGGCGTTAAGAAAGATTTGGACATGAGGTTAAGGTTCTATGTGGGTGATAGTTCCTTCGTTTCTAAAAGGTTTAGATCAGACCTTCCAGTCGACTTTAATGCCGTCAGGCTTAATGTAAATTCTGATTAA
- a CDS encoding glycosyltransferase family 2 protein codes for MIRREKISILIPVYRESNLLESLIEDLLRDPYEEKELFIIIDEPTQKSLDIARKFSDKGVHFIFNGVRKGKANVLNEVAKRSRGDILLFLDADISIERNGESFLESIVKEMEDAEILDVKKVVIRDSFTAKIAGYDYISFNLASFYFSRSIGKCLGINGAAFAIKRSVFEEMGGFRRVICEDLDMAVRSFTNGARFKFAEDLTVYTRAPSSWREWFNQRKRWGIGAAFWFKENFKILREAVRRYPKVIIPSLLLIFPALPVMLMNIFVPDDLSLKMLYLSLILLSTKANILLPPTALTSTTLSLLRNFLVVLGNLAAYSLTFYFVARKLRIYFNPLEFIVFYFITAPLWLLIVVASLIRIYIKPDGIKVDWKV; via the coding sequence ATGATTAGGCGTGAAAAGATAAGCATTTTGATCCCAGTTTATAGGGAGTCTAATCTTCTTGAATCCTTAATTGAAGATCTTCTTAGAGATCCATATGAAGAGAAAGAGCTTTTTATCATTATAGACGAGCCAACGCAAAAAAGCTTAGATATCGCTAGGAAGTTTTCGGATAAAGGCGTTCACTTCATATTTAATGGTGTTAGGAAGGGTAAAGCCAACGTATTAAATGAGGTTGCCAAGAGGTCGAGGGGCGACATACTACTATTTTTGGACGCCGATATTTCGATAGAGAGGAATGGAGAAAGCTTTCTTGAATCAATAGTTAAAGAAATGGAAGATGCCGAGATACTTGATGTTAAAAAAGTGGTTATAAGGGACTCCTTCACCGCGAAAATCGCGGGCTACGATTATATAAGCTTTAACCTGGCAAGCTTCTACTTCTCCCGCAGCATAGGAAAATGCTTAGGCATTAACGGCGCAGCGTTCGCCATCAAGAGAAGCGTATTTGAAGAAATGGGGGGATTTAGAAGGGTGATATGTGAAGACTTGGATATGGCCGTCAGATCTTTCACTAACGGCGCGCGCTTCAAGTTTGCAGAGGATCTAACCGTCTATACAAGGGCGCCTTCATCATGGAGGGAATGGTTTAATCAGAGAAAACGCTGGGGTATCGGCGCAGCCTTCTGGTTTAAAGAGAACTTCAAAATACTTAGAGAAGCTGTACGGAGGTACCCTAAGGTTATAATTCCATCATTACTGCTGATTTTTCCAGCTCTACCAGTAATGCTGATGAACATTTTTGTGCCAGACGATTTATCCCTTAAAATGCTCTACTTATCTTTGATTTTGCTATCAACAAAGGCGAACATTCTTCTACCTCCAACCGCTTTAACCTCCACAACCCTTTCATTGCTGAGAAACTTCCTTGTGGTTCTTGGAAACCTAGCCGCTTACTCGCTGACGTTCTATTTTGTTGCTAGAAAACTCCGGATCTACTTTAATCCCTTAGAATTCATAGTATTCTATTTTATTACAGCCCCCCTATGGCTCCTGATAGTTGTGGCCAGCTTAATCAGAATTTACATTAAGCCTGACGGCATTAAAGTCGACTGGAAGGTCTGA
- a CDS encoding mandelate racemase/muconate lactonizing enzyme family protein produces the protein MKIVDLKCTVVEGYPIVRIDTDEGISGLAQIEKPKYYIKPHVLFYKRYIIGQDPTNVERVMLRIRNLGGFKPWGSAVSAIEIALWDIAGKAAGLPVYRLLGGKIRDKVRVYNTGVGPAPTGFTPEEYAESARKRKALPEGFKIFKFGIGFHTRMPAAIPNFFYGEVDEGATPYPNRGRLTEKGLKHMVECVKALKEVLGDEYGLALDCGPGFDVQSALSLAKALEPFNLMWLEDMITGDYTPYTAVEAYRLVSSNTITPIHTGEQIYLRQGFKDLIEKNAVDVIGPDPCDVGGLAELKWVAEFADLHSILIAPHGVFDGIIGVAALTQVCATLPKNFIAFEMPVIEPVWWDLVKGLPNPPVKDGYIEVQDKPGLGVEINEKALAKYLPEGDDFLDYSSKK, from the coding sequence ATGAAGATAGTTGATTTGAAATGCACCGTTGTGGAGGGCTACCCCATAGTTCGAATAGATACAGATGAGGGGATAAGCGGTCTCGCCCAGATTGAAAAACCCAAGTACTATATAAAACCACACGTCCTCTTCTATAAACGCTACATAATTGGACAGGATCCGACAAACGTTGAGAGAGTCATGCTGAGGATCCGCAATCTAGGCGGCTTCAAACCCTGGGGTAGCGCCGTCAGCGCCATAGAAATTGCCCTTTGGGACATAGCCGGAAAGGCTGCTGGGCTGCCGGTCTACAGGCTTCTTGGCGGTAAGATAAGGGATAAAGTGCGCGTCTACAATACTGGCGTAGGGCCCGCACCGACCGGTTTCACACCGGAGGAATACGCTGAGAGCGCTAGGAAAAGAAAAGCTCTTCCTGAAGGCTTTAAAATATTTAAGTTTGGCATTGGCTTCCACACAAGGATGCCTGCAGCTATCCCCAACTTCTTTTACGGAGAAGTTGACGAAGGAGCGACACCCTACCCAAACAGGGGGCGTTTAACTGAGAAGGGATTAAAGCATATGGTTGAATGCGTTAAAGCGCTCAAAGAGGTTCTTGGAGACGAGTATGGGTTAGCCTTAGACTGCGGACCAGGGTTCGATGTTCAGTCGGCTTTAAGTTTAGCTAAAGCCTTAGAGCCGTTTAATTTAATGTGGCTTGAGGATATGATAACCGGAGATTATACGCCGTACACCGCTGTTGAAGCCTACCGTTTAGTCTCATCTAACACCATAACCCCGATACATACAGGTGAGCAGATATACTTGAGACAGGGCTTCAAGGATCTAATTGAGAAAAATGCCGTCGACGTCATAGGGCCGGATCCATGCGATGTCGGTGGGCTGGCGGAGCTTAAATGGGTTGCAGAATTCGCCGACCTACACAGCATTCTCATAGCTCCCCACGGGGTTTTTGACGGAATAATTGGAGTTGCAGCGTTAACGCAGGTTTGCGCAACGCTGCCCAAAAACTTCATAGCTTTCGAGATGCCGGTAATAGAGCCTGTTTGGTGGGATTTGGTTAAGGGGCTTCCAAACCCGCCTGTCAAGGACGGATACATAGAGGTTCAAGATAAACCTGGGTTAGGTGTTGAGATTAACGAGAAGGCTCTGGCAAAATATCTTCCTGAAGGAGACGACTTCCTAGATTACAGTTCAAAGAAGTAG
- a CDS encoding uroporphyrinogen decarboxylase family protein has product MSEKSLEEILEMHVLFWQMSNPNPLIRLSRYEPFRRDTAIPLANGCLATDGMLLEPQLIDPKLFIKHSNLDIDSPVLSGVFLRTLAPSDLCWTQAFIGCPIRVSAGKVWAEPFIRDVENIHVHMRINDKWLRKFLEFTSALIEFSGGRLPVVQPLFRGPMDMAASALGPEKLCVSIFRYPNSLRSFLDFCAEVFIQSFKMQLSMLPKFSGGYSCMYGIWAPEPICRNQADYSVLISPRVYEKTFLPYDLKIIRASKYSIFHLHSANIHLVDKLIGVSELSAVQVSIDYPARAFSPPIRDLIPTFKKIQEEKPLIITGPVTRQDFRVIRQELSPRGLALDLQLLY; this is encoded by the coding sequence ATGAGCGAAAAGAGTCTAGAAGAAATTTTAGAAATGCACGTGCTTTTCTGGCAGATGAGCAACCCGAATCCGCTTATCAGATTAAGCAGGTATGAGCCCTTCAGAAGGGATACGGCGATACCGTTGGCTAATGGATGTTTAGCAACTGACGGCATGCTTTTAGAGCCCCAGCTCATAGACCCCAAACTTTTCATTAAACACTCAAACTTAGATATTGATTCACCAGTTCTCTCTGGCGTTTTTCTCAGAACTTTGGCTCCAAGCGATCTTTGCTGGACTCAAGCCTTCATCGGCTGCCCAATCCGTGTTTCCGCCGGTAAAGTGTGGGCTGAACCATTTATACGCGATGTGGAAAACATACACGTGCACATGAGGATCAACGATAAATGGCTTAGAAAGTTTCTTGAATTCACATCAGCGCTTATCGAATTCTCCGGAGGCCGCCTACCAGTCGTGCAACCGCTTTTTAGGGGGCCGATGGACATGGCCGCATCCGCCTTAGGGCCGGAGAAGCTCTGCGTGTCAATATTCAGGTACCCGAATTCTCTCAGAAGTTTCCTAGATTTCTGCGCGGAAGTTTTCATCCAATCTTTTAAGATGCAACTGAGCATGCTTCCAAAATTCAGTGGCGGTTATAGCTGCATGTACGGCATTTGGGCCCCTGAACCTATTTGCAGGAATCAAGCAGACTACTCGGTGCTAATCTCTCCTAGAGTTTATGAAAAAACGTTTCTCCCATATGACTTAAAAATTATTAGAGCATCTAAATACTCCATTTTCCACCTCCATTCCGCGAACATCCATTTGGTGGATAAACTGATAGGGGTGTCGGAGCTAAGCGCAGTGCAGGTGAGCATAGATTACCCAGCTAGAGCCTTCTCCCCGCCGATACGAGACCTAATTCCAACCTTCAAAAAGATACAGGAGGAGAAGCCCCTCATAATAACCGGGCCGGTTACTCGACAAGATTTTCGAGTGATTCGTCAGGAGCTTTCTCCTAGAGGTTTAGCTCTAGATCTACAGCTTCTCTATTAA
- a CDS encoding mannonate dehydratase: MRLALGSIYELTDDKLVFAKQLGVEDIIVHVPVDPSLSSGPGYYEFYPLLRLRTRVEAYGLRLLAIENIPSQWYMKVMLGQEGRDEQIENFCKTLENMGRARIPILGYNFMPTGVWRTCTDMPWRGARVTSFDYELIKDAPAKLGKLNDEQMWENFTYFIKRVLPTAEEAGVKLALHPDDPPVPSIAGIARIFRSVEAFKRLIEMAPSEYNGILFCQGTFSEMGIDVIEAIRYFGSRRKIFYVHFRNVRGNPYKFHETFIDDGQTDMLKAMLAYKEVGYDGVFIDDHVPHSPDDTPWCHRGRAYACGYIKALIEAVKRLG; encoded by the coding sequence ATGAGACTTGCCCTTGGATCCATATATGAGCTGACTGACGATAAACTTGTTTTCGCAAAACAGCTTGGCGTCGAAGACATAATTGTTCACGTACCAGTGGATCCTTCCCTATCAAGTGGGCCGGGATACTACGAGTTTTACCCTCTTTTAAGGCTTAGGACTCGCGTTGAGGCCTATGGGCTTAGGCTACTTGCCATAGAAAACATTCCTTCACAATGGTACATGAAGGTGATGCTTGGCCAAGAGGGTCGGGATGAGCAGATAGAGAATTTCTGCAAAACTTTAGAGAATATGGGTAGGGCCCGGATACCGATACTTGGCTACAATTTTATGCCGACAGGGGTTTGGAGGACGTGCACCGATATGCCCTGGAGAGGCGCCCGCGTCACAAGCTTCGATTACGAGCTCATTAAGGATGCTCCGGCGAAGCTAGGTAAACTCAACGATGAGCAGATGTGGGAGAACTTCACATACTTTATTAAGAGAGTTCTGCCAACGGCTGAAGAAGCCGGCGTTAAATTGGCTCTGCATCCAGATGACCCGCCAGTACCGTCTATAGCGGGCATAGCGAGGATCTTTCGGAGCGTGGAGGCTTTTAAGCGCCTTATCGAGATGGCTCCAAGCGAATATAATGGCATATTATTCTGTCAAGGAACCTTCTCAGAGATGGGTATAGACGTCATAGAGGCGATCCGGTACTTCGGCTCAAGACGAAAAATCTTTTATGTACATTTTAGGAATGTTCGTGGGAACCCATACAAGTTCCATGAAACATTCATAGATGATGGACAGACAGATATGCTTAAGGCGATGTTAGCTTACAAGGAAGTCGGCTACGACGGTGTCTTCATAGACGACCATGTTCCGCATTCCCCAGACGACACCCCGTGGTGCCATAGAGGCAGAGCCTACGCGTGCGGCTACATAAAGGCTCTAATAGAAGCCGTAAAGAGGCTCGGCTAA